A window of the Pontibacillus yanchengensis genome harbors these coding sequences:
- a CDS encoding DUF2507 domain-containing protein — translation MNDQIANLFHQYKDIPSSLIGHEVLRTQLLPDLLGKETDTILYIMGKNLARYYPCHTIDEIETFFTTMGWGHITLEKEKKNEYHFSLKGEWTSKRLSYDPPYSYKLEAGFLAEQLSLLKDKQAECAYEADKQNQSVNFEVVT, via the coding sequence ATGAATGATCAAATCGCAAATCTATTCCACCAATATAAAGACATCCCTTCTTCCTTGATTGGGCATGAAGTATTGCGTACACAACTTCTTCCTGATTTATTGGGAAAAGAAACAGATACCATTCTCTATATAATGGGCAAAAACTTGGCACGTTATTACCCATGTCATACTATAGATGAAATTGAAACATTCTTTACCACAATGGGATGGGGGCACATAACCTTAGAAAAGGAGAAAAAGAACGAGTATCACTTCTCCCTAAAAGGAGAGTGGACCTCCAAGCGCTTATCATATGACCCACCCTACTCTTATAAACTTGAAGCTGGCTTCCTAGCAGAACAACTCTCTCTTTTAAAAGATAAGCAAGCTGAATGTGCCTACGAAGCTGATAAACAAAATCAATCCGTTAACTTTGAAGTTGTTACGTAA
- a CDS encoding succinate dehydrogenase cytochrome b558 subunit has translation MAANREFLYRRLHSLLGVIPVGIFLIQHLVVNHFATRGPEAFNSAAHFMENLPFRIVLELFVIFIPLYFHAIYGVYIAFTSKNNVSSYGYFRNWMFYLQRISGIITLIFVTWHVWETRIQAGLGNVEVNYALMENILENPFMLVFYIIGVISTTFHFANGLWSFLVSWGITMSPRSQVISTYVTLGIFVLLSYVGVAAILAFAL, from the coding sequence ATGGCAGCGAATCGAGAGTTTTTGTATCGTAGATTACATTCATTATTAGGGGTAATTCCAGTTGGAATCTTTTTAATCCAACACTTAGTTGTTAACCATTTTGCAACACGTGGACCAGAAGCATTCAACAGTGCAGCACATTTTATGGAGAATCTTCCATTTAGGATTGTGTTAGAACTATTTGTTATTTTCATCCCATTGTATTTTCACGCTATTTACGGAGTGTACATAGCTTTTACCTCCAAGAATAACGTATCGTCTTACGGATATTTCCGTAACTGGATGTTCTATCTGCAACGCATTTCAGGAATTATTACACTGATCTTCGTGACATGGCACGTATGGGAAACACGCATACAAGCAGGATTGGGAAATGTTGAAGTGAACTACGCATTAATGGAGAATATTTTGGAAAATCCATTTATGTTAGTTTTTTACATAATAGGTGTGATTTCAACAACGTTCCACTTTGCTAACGGCCTATGGTCATTTTTAGTTTCATGGGGAATCACAATGTCTCCGCGTTCTCAGGTTATATCAACGTATGTAACGTTAGGTATATTTGTATTGCTTAGTTATGTAGGAGTAGCTGCAATATTAGCATTTGCATTGTAA
- the sdhA gene encoding succinate dehydrogenase flavoprotein subunit, whose translation MSNENIVVVGGGLAGLMATIKAAEAGVHVDLLSLVPVKRSHSVCAQGGINGAVNTKGEGDSPWEHFDDTVYGGDFLANQPPVKAMCEAAPSIIHMLDRMGVMFNRTPEGLLDFRRFGGTQHHRTAYAGATTGQQLLYALDEQVRRHEVAGLVTKYEGWEFLSSVVDESGVSRGVMAQNMTTHEIRSFRADATIIATGGPGIIFGKSTNSVINTGSAASALYQQGAVYANGEFIQIHPTAIPGDDKLRLMSESARGEGGRVWTYKDGEPWYFLEEKYPAYGNLVPRDIATREIFDVCVNQKLGINGENMVYLDLSHKDSKELDVKLGGIIEIYEKFVGDDPRKVPMKIFPAVHYSMGGLYVDYDQMTTIPGVFAAGECDFTQHGGNRLGANSLLSSIYGGMVSGPNAVKYIQGLDKVAEDMSSKLFDDKLKEEQEKFDAIMNMNGSENAYQIHKELGEWMTDNVTVVRKNDKLLETDKKIQELQERFNDINVNDTTRWSNQGAMFIRQLENMLHLARVITIGAYNRNESRGAHFKPDHPDRNDEEWLKTTKASFNAEKNAPEFSYEDVDTSFIEPRKRDYSKSKGGN comes from the coding sequence ATGAGTAATGAAAACATCGTCGTAGTAGGCGGAGGCCTAGCTGGTCTTATGGCTACAATCAAAGCCGCTGAAGCAGGTGTACATGTAGATTTATTATCTCTTGTACCTGTTAAACGTTCTCACTCTGTATGTGCGCAAGGTGGAATCAATGGAGCGGTTAATACCAAAGGGGAGGGTGACTCTCCTTGGGAACACTTTGATGATACAGTATATGGTGGTGACTTCTTAGCAAATCAACCACCAGTAAAAGCAATGTGTGAGGCAGCACCAAGCATTATTCACATGTTAGACCGTATGGGAGTTATGTTTAACCGGACACCAGAAGGTCTGCTTGATTTCCGTCGCTTTGGTGGTACTCAACATCACCGTACTGCATATGCAGGAGCAACAACAGGTCAACAATTACTGTATGCACTTGATGAGCAAGTTCGCCGTCATGAAGTCGCAGGTCTTGTAACAAAATATGAAGGATGGGAATTTTTATCCTCTGTAGTTGATGAATCCGGTGTTAGCCGTGGAGTTATGGCTCAGAATATGACAACACATGAAATCCGTTCCTTCAGAGCTGATGCAACCATTATAGCTACAGGTGGACCTGGTATCATCTTTGGTAAATCAACAAACTCTGTTATAAACACAGGTTCTGCAGCATCAGCTCTATACCAACAAGGTGCTGTTTATGCAAACGGTGAGTTTATTCAAATTCACCCAACCGCAATCCCTGGAGACGATAAACTTCGTCTTATGAGTGAATCAGCACGTGGTGAAGGTGGACGAGTGTGGACGTATAAAGATGGCGAGCCTTGGTATTTCTTAGAAGAGAAATATCCTGCGTACGGTAACCTAGTACCTCGTGATATCGCAACACGTGAGATATTTGATGTTTGTGTAAATCAGAAACTTGGAATTAATGGAGAAAACATGGTTTATCTTGATCTTTCTCACAAGGATTCCAAAGAGCTTGATGTTAAACTAGGCGGCATCATTGAAATTTATGAAAAATTTGTAGGGGATGACCCGCGTAAAGTTCCAATGAAGATATTCCCTGCTGTCCACTATTCTATGGGTGGATTGTATGTCGATTACGATCAAATGACGACCATTCCAGGAGTGTTTGCAGCTGGAGAATGCGACTTCACTCAACATGGTGGTAACCGTTTAGGTGCTAACTCTCTTCTATCATCAATTTATGGTGGTATGGTTTCAGGTCCAAATGCAGTGAAGTACATTCAAGGTTTAGATAAAGTAGCAGAAGACATGTCTTCGAAGCTGTTTGATGATAAACTAAAAGAAGAGCAAGAGAAGTTCGATGCTATTATGAATATGAACGGTTCAGAGAACGCTTATCAAATCCACAAAGAACTTGGTGAGTGGATGACCGATAACGTAACAGTAGTCCGTAAAAATGATAAATTGCTTGAAACAGATAAGAAAATTCAAGAATTACAAGAGCGTTTTAATGATATAAACGTAAATGACACCACTCGTTGGAGTAACCAAGGCGCAATGTTTATTCGTCAGTTAGAAAACATGTTGCACCTGGCTAGGGTTATCACTATTGGTGCTTATAACCGTAACGAAAGCCGTGGAGCTCACTTTAAACCAGATCACCCTGATCGTAATGATGAAGAATGGTTAAAAACAACAAAAGCATCTTTCAATGCTGAAAAGAATGCTCCGGAATTCAGTTACGAGGATGTAGATACTTCCTTTATTGAGCCACGGAAACGAGACTATTCTAAGAGCAAAGGGGGTAACTAA
- the sdhB gene encoding succinate dehydrogenase iron-sulfur subunit, giving the protein MSEDKQVTLIVTRQDDPESAPYDETFKIPYRNNMNVISALMEVRRNPVNANGEATTPVYWDMGCLEEVCGACSMIINGKPRQSCTALVDQLEQPIRLAPMSTFPVMRDLGVDRSRMFDSLKKVKAWVPIDGTYDLGPGPKMAENKRQWAYELSKCMTCGVCLEACPNVNSKSDFIGPAAISQVRLFNSHPTGAMNKNERLEALMGEGGLAECGNSQNCVQSCPKGIPLTTSIASMNRETALHSFKSFFGSDHEVE; this is encoded by the coding sequence ATGAGTGAAGACAAACAAGTTACACTTATTGTGACGCGACAAGACGATCCGGAATCAGCACCGTATGATGAAACGTTTAAAATTCCATACCGTAACAACATGAACGTGATTTCAGCCCTTATGGAAGTTCGTCGTAACCCTGTTAATGCAAATGGAGAAGCAACCACCCCTGTATATTGGGATATGGGTTGCTTGGAGGAAGTTTGTGGCGCATGCTCTATGATTATCAACGGAAAACCTCGTCAGTCATGTACGGCATTAGTAGATCAGCTTGAGCAACCTATTCGTCTAGCGCCTATGTCTACTTTCCCAGTTATGCGTGACCTTGGTGTCGATCGTAGTCGTATGTTTGATTCCTTGAAAAAGGTGAAAGCATGGGTGCCAATTGATGGTACATACGACCTTGGACCAGGGCCTAAAATGGCTGAAAATAAGCGTCAATGGGCATATGAGCTATCAAAGTGTATGACGTGCGGTGTTTGTTTAGAAGCATGTCCGAATGTGAATAGTAAATCCGATTTCATAGGTCCTGCAGCTATCTCTCAGGTTCGTTTATTTAACTCCCACCCAACAGGTGCAATGAATAAAAATGAACGTTTAGAAGCATTAATGGGAGAAGGCGGCTTAGCTGAATGTGGTAACTCTCAGAACTGTGTTCAGTCTTGCCCTAAAGGTATTCCTTTAACAACATCCATCGCTTCTATGAACCGTGAGACTGCATTACATTCCTTCAAAAGCTTCTTTGGAAGTGACCACGAAGTAGAATAA